Proteins co-encoded in one Arachis hypogaea cultivar Tifrunner chromosome 13, arahy.Tifrunner.gnm2.J5K5, whole genome shotgun sequence genomic window:
- the LOC112733745 gene encoding receptor protein kinase TMK1, with protein MRKKKTTYNSKTTKLKTLPIFLCGFHFLSLILLTHSQPAFPDAQAMLALKHALNPPESLGWSDPNPCKWSRVSCSDSNRVTRIQIGRQGLDGTIPNNTLQTLTQLERLELQFNNISGPLPDLSGLGSLQVLILSNNGFTSIPAGFFAGMSQLQAVEIDDNPFQAWQIPLSLQNASALQNFSANSANIVGKIPDFFNSDVFPGLSHLHLAINSIEGTLPSGFSSLELQTLWMNGQKGDAKLGGDVDVLQNMTSLTQVWLHQNSFSGPLPDFSGFQHLEDLSLRDNSFTGPVPPSLQSLKSLKVVNLTNNLLQGPVPVFGSGVVVDMSGLNSFCLTKPGNCDSRVNALLSIVRSMGYPQRFAENWKGNDPCNDWIGITCSNGNISVINFQKMGLNGTISPDFASLKSLQRLVLADNNLTGPIPEELAALPVLTQLNVANNQLYGNVPKFKSSVAVTISGNKDIGKDKPSPSPPGSSPNSTAPNTIEGNGGQKKSSHVLVIVIAVVGGVLLIALIALLAFCLYRMKQKRLSKVQSPRELVVHPRHSGSDNESVKITVAGSSVSVGNVSESQTVPGSEGRDIQMVEAGNMVISIQVLRNVTNNFSEQNILGQGGFGTVYKGELHDGTKIAVKRMEIGAISGKGAAEFKSEIAVLTKVRHRHLVSLLGYCLDGNEKLLVYEYMPQGTLSRHLFNWLEEGLKPLEWNRRLTIALDVARAVEYLHSLAHQSFIHRDLKPSNILLGDDMRAKVADFGLVRLAPEGKASIETRIAGTFGYLAPEYAVTGRVTTKVDVFSFGVILMELLTGRRALDETQPEDSVHLVTWFRRMYINKDTFRKAIDPTIELDEETLASVHTVAELAGHCCAREPYQRPDMGHAVNVLASLVELWKPSDQNPEDIYGIDLDMSLPQALKKWQAYEGGSQMESSSSSLLPSLDNTQTSIPTRPYGFAESFTSADGR; from the exons atgaggaagaagaaaaccaCCTACAACTCCAAAACCACAAAGCTCAAAACTTTACCCATTTTCCTATGTGgcttccacttcctctccttaatcctccttacccactcccaaccCGCCTTCCCAGACGCACAAGCAATGCTAGCACTCAAACATGCACTAAACCCACCCGAATCACTTGGCTGGTCCGACCCGAACCCATGCAAATGGAGTCGCGTCTCCTGCTCCGATTCCAACCGGGTCACCCGGATCCAAATCGGACGCCAAGGACTTGATGGCACAATTCccaacaacaccctccaaacCCTGACCCAGTTGGAGCGCCTTGAGCTTCAGTTCAACAACATTTCGGGTCCACTACCGGACCTATCCGGGTTGGGTTCGCTCCAAGTCCTTATTCTGAGTAACAATGGCTTCACTTCCATTCCTGCAGGTTTCTTCGCCGGAATGTCACAGCTTCAGGCGGTGGAAATCGACGACAACCCTTTTCAGGCGTGGCAGATTCCTCTGTCTCTGCAGAACGCTTCGGCGCTTCAGAACTTCTCAGCGAATAGCGCTAACATAGTTGGAAAAATCCCAGATTTTTTCAACTCTGACGTGTTTCCCGGGTTGAGCCATTTGCATTTAGCGATAAACAGCATCGAGGGTACGTTGCCTTCGGGGTTTTCCAGTTTGGAACTTCAGACTCTGTGGATGAACGGGCAAAAGGGTGATGCGAAGCTTGGTGGGGACGTTGATGTTTTGCAGAACATGACGTCACTGACGCAGGTTTGGTTGCACCAGAACTCGTTTTCTGGGCCTTTGCCCGATTTTTCTGGCTTCCAACACTTGGAAGATTTGAGCTTGAGGGATAACTCTTTCACGGGTCCTGTCCCTCCCTCTCTGCAGAGCCTAAAGTCGCTCAAAGTCGTGAACTTGACTAATAACTTGTTGCAGGGTCCAGTTCCTGTGTTTGGTTCTGGTGTTGTAGTTGATATGAGTGGTTTGAACAGTTTCTGTTTGACTAAACCCGGTAATTGTGATTCCAGAGTGAATGCTCTACTTTCTATTGTTAGGTCTATGGGTTATCCCCAAAGGTTTGCTGAGAATTGGAAAGGGAATGATCCTTGTAATGATTGGATTGGGATTACTTGTAGTAATGGGAACATTTCAGTTATTAATTTTCAGAAGATGGGGCTTAACGGCACGATATCGCCCGATTTTGCATCACTCAAGTCACTGCAAAGGTTGGTTCTTGCTGATAATAACCTGACTGGTCCAATCCCTGAGGAGCtagctgctcttcctgttcttACTCAGCTGAATGTTGCAAACAATCAGCTTTATGGGAATGTTCCAAAGTTTAAGAGCAGTGTAGCTGTTACCATAAGTGGTAACAAGGATATAGGGAAGGATAAGCCTAGCCCGTCCCCTCCAGGTTCGTCTCCAAATTCAACTGCTCCAAACACAATAGAAGGGAATGGTGGCCAAAAGAAGTCTTCGCATGTACTAGTGATTGTTATTGCTGTGGTTGGAGGTGTATTGTTGATTGCTTTGATTGCTTTATTGGCTTTCTGCTTGTATAGGATGAAGCAGAAACGGCTGAGCAAGGTGCAGAGTCCGCGTGAGCTAGTTGTCCACCCTCGTCATTCTGGGTCGGACAATGAAAGTGTGAAGATAACTGTTGCGGGTTCAAGTGTCAGTGTTGGTAATGTTAGTGAATCGCAAACTGTGCCTGGCAGCGAAGGAAGGGATATCCAGATGGTCGAAGCGGGAAATATGGTCATTTCTATACAAGTCCTGAGGAATGTCACTAACAATTTCAGTGAGCAAAATATATTGGGGCAAGGAGGTTTTGGAACAGTTTATAAAGGTGAATTACATGATGGCACAAAAATTGCAGTGAAAAGAATGGAGATTGGAGCAATATCCGGTAAGGGGGCGGCAGAATTTAAGTCTGAAATTGCTGTTTTGACTAAGGTTCGCCACCGGCATCTTGTCTCGCTTCTCGGCTACTGCTTGGATGGGAATGAGAAGCTTCTTGTGTATGAGTACATGCCTCAGGGGACGTTAAGTAGGCATCTTTTTAATTGGTTAGAAGAAGGACTAAAGCCGTTGGAGTGGAATAGAAGATTAACCATTGCATTGGATGTGGCAAGGGCTGTCGAGTATCTTCATAGCTTGGCCCATCAAAGCTTCATACATAGGGACTTAAAGCCTTCAAACATTCTCCTTGGAGATGATATGAGGGCAAAGGTTGCAGATTTTGGTCTTGTGCGACTTGCTCCAGAAGGCAAGGCTTCAATAGAAACAAGAATTGCAGGAACTTTTGGGTATTTGGCTCCAGAATATgcag TTACCGGCCGAGTCACAACCAAGGTTGATGTGTTCAGCTTTGGTGTGATATTGATGGAACTATTAACCGGAAGAAGAGCACTTGACGAGACCCAGCCGGAGGATAGTGTGCACCTCGTTACATGGTTCCGCAGAATGTACATAAACAAGGACACATTCCGAAAGGCCATTGACCCCACAATCGAGCTTGACGAGGAAACGCTGGCTAGTGTACACACCGTGGCAGAGCTAGCCGGCCACTGCTGTGCGAGGGAGCCATATCAAAGGCCTGACATGGGTCATGCTGTCAACGTGCTTGCTTCTCTTGTAGAACTCTGGAAACCATCTGATCAGAACCCCGAAGACATATACGGCATTGACCTCGACATGTCTTTGCCGCAAGCGCTTAAGAAATGGCAGGCTTACGAAGGTGGAAGCCAAATGGAGTCGTCGTCTTCTTCGCTCCTACCAAGCTTGGACAACACGCAGACAAGCATACCTACCCGTCCTTACGGATTCGCCGAATCTTTCACCTCAGCAGatgggaggtga